From the Helicoverpa armigera isolate CAAS_96S chromosome 16, ASM3070526v1, whole genome shotgun sequence genome, one window contains:
- the LOC135117992 gene encoding LOW QUALITY PROTEIN: uncharacterized protein LOC135117992 (The sequence of the model RefSeq protein was modified relative to this genomic sequence to represent the inferred CDS: inserted 2 bases in 1 codon), translated as MKAFIVLCALVAVAASAAVREKRGYSSGWSGSLGGYSGGLSGGYSGGXSGGYSGGYSAPAAQVVAVNKVVNVQREVTVPQVVNVRKIVSVPQVVTVKQVVPVSGGYGGSLGGGYSSGSIGYSSGYSSGGISSGGHGGSGWW; from the exons ATGAAAGCCTTC ATCGTCCTGTGCGCGCTGGTGGCGGTGGCGGCGAGCGCCGCGGTGCGCGAGAAGCGCGGCTACAGCAGCGGCTGGAGCGGCTCCCTGGGCGGCTACTCCGGCGGCCTGTCCGGCGGCTACTCCGGCGG CTCCGGCGGCTACTCCGGTGGCTACTCCGCGCCCGCTGCCCAGGTGGTCGCCGTCAACAAGGTGGTGAACGTGCAGCGCGAGGTCACCGTGCCGCAGGTGGTCAACGTGCGCAAGATCGTCTCCGTGCCGCAGGTGGTCACCGTCAAGCAGGTCGTGCCCGTCTCCGGCGGGTACGGCGGCTCCCTCGGCGGCGGCTACTCCTCCGGCTCCATCGGCTACTCCTCGGGCTACTCCTCCGGCGGCATCTCCTCCGGCGGACACGGCGGCTCCGGCTGGTGGTGA